In Haladaptatus sp. QDMS2, a single window of DNA contains:
- a CDS encoding ArsR family transcriptional regulator: MHPSNSGSDSPTTHDSSSSATETFNEWFALQKATDKVRANLIADLTGHPTMASVEELDYMNPDLSDHSIRRHLTTLMDAGVVEEFELDTRLRDFPYKFYTITPEARDLFDRDNLFPVEAWKRQYAKVKKTPRIREVESMPRPEN, encoded by the coding sequence ATGCACCCGAGCAACTCTGGCAGCGACTCGCCGACTACCCACGACTCCTCCTCGAGTGCAACCGAGACCTTCAACGAGTGGTTCGCGCTCCAGAAGGCCACTGACAAAGTTCGCGCCAATCTCATCGCTGACCTCACGGGACACCCGACGATGGCGTCTGTCGAAGAACTCGACTACATGAATCCTGACCTCAGCGACCATTCCATCCGAAGACACCTCACCACGCTCATGGATGCAGGGGTCGTCGAAGAGTTCGAACTCGACACCCGTCTTCGCGACTTCCCTTACAAGTTCTACACGATTACCCCGGAAGCTCGCGACCTATTCGACCGGGACAACCTGTTCCCCGTCGAAGCTTGGAAACGCCAGTACGCGAAGGTGAAGAAGACGCCACGCATCCGTGAGGTCGAATCGATGCCACGGCCCGAAAACTAA